The following proteins are encoded in a genomic region of Lactiplantibacillus plantarum:
- a CDS encoding AzlC family ABC transporter permease gives MVLEAFLVKKNEPNWLVVLRTVMPLGLSYIPIGLACGVLLHAAGFNHLLTALISVMVFSGGAQFLIASMLTINAPMTTIILMMFFLELRYALLGSSLSRYLKGQSLPFIFTFAFSMNDENYAVNYLKFATDKHWKPSQALMVEHYSLLFWTVSNIIGSLIGSALTINLQVVDFALTALFIYMAIMQTKSRLIILVAVLSGVLTIGFLVLMKSTLGLVVSTLLASLTGYFIERYLLAHKPESHLLYKVHDPTGQTAMEESDK, from the coding sequence ATGGTACTGGAGGCATTCTTGGTGAAAAAGAACGAGCCAAATTGGTTAGTGGTATTACGAACAGTAATGCCACTTGGGCTTAGCTATATTCCCATCGGGTTAGCTTGTGGGGTTTTATTGCATGCGGCCGGGTTCAACCATCTACTGACGGCGTTAATTTCGGTAATGGTCTTTTCCGGTGGCGCCCAATTTTTAATTGCATCGATGCTGACAATTAATGCACCGATGACAACCATTATTTTGATGATGTTTTTCTTGGAGTTACGGTACGCCTTATTAGGTTCCAGCTTATCGCGCTATCTGAAGGGGCAATCATTACCGTTCATTTTTACGTTTGCGTTTTCGATGAATGATGAAAATTACGCGGTCAACTATTTAAAGTTTGCGACGGACAAGCATTGGAAGCCATCGCAGGCCTTAATGGTCGAACACTATTCGTTATTATTTTGGACGGTAAGTAATATTATTGGTAGTTTGATTGGCAGTGCATTGACGATTAATCTCCAAGTGGTGGATTTTGCGCTGACGGCACTATTCATTTATATGGCAATTATGCAAACTAAGAGCCGTTTGATTATCTTAGTGGCAGTTTTGTCTGGCGTTCTAACGATAGGTTTTCTGGTCTTAATGAAGAGTACGCTGGGCCTAGTGGTGTCAACACTACTCGCGTCGTTGACCGGTTACTTTATTGAACGTTACTTGTTGGCACATAAGCCAGAAAGTCATTTACTCTATAAGGTTCACGATCCTACTGGCCAAACAGCCATGGAAGAATCTGACAAGTAG
- a CDS encoding AzlD domain-containing protein, whose product MQSVSSMSSMDHFWLVIFCACVAFIPRFFPLLFFTKRKIPEWFNEWMRFVPVSLFTALVVKSVFIDSKYAVITSGNLGMIISAILVGFVAYRTRSMTLSVVIGLVSVMIFVLLIHI is encoded by the coding sequence ATGCAATCAGTCAGCTCAATGAGTAGTATGGACCATTTTTGGTTGGTCATTTTTTGTGCGTGTGTGGCTTTCATACCACGCTTTTTCCCGCTACTGTTCTTTACGAAGCGGAAGATCCCAGAATGGTTTAATGAATGGATGCGGTTCGTACCCGTCTCACTATTCACGGCGTTAGTTGTTAAAAGTGTCTTTATCGATAGTAAGTACGCAGTGATCACTTCTGGCAATCTGGGGATGATTATTTCTGCTATTCTCGTTGGATTTGTGGCTTATCGCACGCGTTCAATGACTTTATCAGTGGTGATTGGTCTAGTCTCAGTGATGATTTTTGTGTTACTAATTCATATTTAG
- a CDS encoding sulfite exporter TauE/SafE family protein → MVWLLVFLPGLLAGLVQGLTGFGAAIVMMIFLPQLFPIAQSAAVAGVIMAASVITLVWRYHQHIHFRQIIVPFIVYASVAAYSVHLGQVLDVQLLRRLLGALLVSLAGYFSLSKRAANQTYPWWLAGLFMIISGFFNGLFGIGGPLMALYFLSLADTTADYLGNLQTFFLIDVVYISTVRVLNGILTPVLLPHIMIGMVGAVIGTALAARILPRLPMTTVRHLIYLFIGLSGGYYLIAPV, encoded by the coding sequence ATGGTATGGTTATTGGTTTTCTTACCCGGATTATTGGCTGGTCTGGTCCAAGGGTTAACGGGCTTTGGTGCGGCCATCGTCATGATGATCTTTTTACCACAGTTGTTTCCGATTGCTCAAAGTGCGGCCGTGGCGGGCGTTATTATGGCAGCCAGTGTCATAACATTAGTTTGGCGTTATCATCAGCATATCCACTTTCGTCAGATTATTGTGCCGTTTATCGTTTATGCCAGTGTGGCGGCCTATTCGGTACATCTTGGTCAAGTTTTAGATGTGCAATTATTGCGACGGTTATTAGGTGCGCTGTTAGTTTCGTTAGCCGGGTACTTTAGTCTGAGCAAACGTGCGGCGAATCAGACTTATCCGTGGTGGTTAGCCGGTCTCTTCATGATTATTTCGGGGTTCTTCAATGGGTTATTCGGTATTGGCGGCCCGCTGATGGCCCTTTATTTTCTATCACTTGCCGATACGACTGCGGATTACTTGGGAAATTTGCAGACTTTCTTTTTGATCGATGTGGTCTATATTTCGACAGTCCGCGTACTGAACGGTATTCTGACGCCAGTCTTGCTCCCCCATATTATGATTGGTATGGTAGGTGCGGTCATTGGGACGGCGCTGGCGGCACGAATCCTGCCGCGGCTACCCATGACGACAGTCCGGCATTTGATCTACTTGTTCATTGGACTTAGTGGCGGGTATTATTTGATTGCGCCAGTTTAG
- a CDS encoding DUF4352 domain-containing protein — translation MQKTKAWYQKWWAWVLILLGIFFVISLVNSPQDGKNSQAATTKKTSASKSTAKETPANTIYKVGQTATIDHVQVTVNNVKTATTLNDVQPKTGNQYYTVTVTLKNSGRDKVSYNPFDFKIKAAGNQTSLDEINIDENNQLDSGDLTAGGSVSGTMTGQAKADGSVELIYNPSYFSDRHLTFKLQ, via the coding sequence ATGCAAAAAACGAAAGCTTGGTATCAAAAATGGTGGGCGTGGGTCCTGATTCTCCTTGGCATCTTCTTTGTCATCAGCCTCGTCAATTCTCCACAAGACGGTAAAAACTCACAAGCAGCGACGACCAAAAAGACCAGCGCTAGCAAGTCCACCGCTAAGGAAACCCCGGCAAATACGATTTATAAAGTCGGGCAGACAGCCACCATCGATCACGTGCAAGTAACGGTTAATAATGTTAAAACCGCAACGACGCTCAATGATGTTCAGCCTAAAACTGGCAATCAATATTATACGGTCACCGTAACATTGAAAAATAGCGGTAGAGATAAAGTCAGCTATAACCCGTTTGACTTTAAAATCAAGGCCGCCGGTAACCAAACTAGCCTAGATGAGATCAACATTGATGAAAATAACCAATTAGATAGTGGTGACCTGACCGCTGGTGGCTCTGTCAGTGGTACCATGACTGGTCAAGCCAAAGCAGATGGGTCCGTTGAACTCATCTACAATCCCAGCTACTTCAGTGATCGGCATTTGACCTTTAAATTACAGTAG
- a CDS encoding DUF4064 domain-containing protein: MSKYQNNEVTPVAPHSRTAELVLGIIGGIFGIIAGLLAMTIGGIGSALETSGSAGVSNLGVGCIIVSVLAIILSVMINRNHVLMGWLIILCGILNFVFVSFFGILSGLLIVIAGGLALRK, from the coding sequence ATGTCAAAATATCAGAATAACGAAGTCACACCAGTCGCACCCCATTCGCGAACAGCCGAATTAGTTTTAGGAATTATTGGCGGTATCTTCGGTATCATTGCCGGCTTACTGGCGATGACCATCGGCGGCATCGGTAGTGCTTTAGAAACCAGCGGATCGGCTGGGGTCAGCAATCTTGGCGTTGGCTGCATTATTGTCTCTGTCCTCGCGATTATTTTAAGTGTCATGATTAATCGCAATCACGTTTTAATGGGCTGGTTGATCATCCTTTGTGGGATTCTTAACTTCGTCTTTGTCAGCTTCTTCGGGATTCTAAGCGGTCTGCTCATTGTTATTGCGGGCGGCTTAGCACTAAGAAAGTAG
- a CDS encoding serine/threonine protein kinase, with translation MIKVSNFDKKGGVTVLPIVQAMQLLSTAGYEPLGPLVAQREFPLLVKKQQVVSVAKLVNPDNIPVLQRLKQQPIPRMPRIEALLTAADCIVSVETLINGQTLADRLATQGPFSPEMTVRVAQELLITLQALGQQQIVHRDLKLSNVMCYRDHYYLIDVNAARQYHAEQDSDTRLLGTIGFAAPENYGFAQTDQRSDLYSLGVVLNCLLTGQEPSGPLDTTTLTQDSTWAPIIMKATALDPQQRYQSATAMLAALPGHEHYRPHRQSMIKRIQARQWWPKVKRPLQISLWGLYILLVVATIGAGFDNTTWPARVDFWTEGFMIIGAPLIAHYANQWLKHHWSVLRWHRYRWWLRVAEAIFIFLMLGRNG, from the coding sequence ATGATAAAAGTTAGTAATTTTGATAAAAAGGGGGGTGTCACGGTGTTACCGATTGTTCAAGCAATGCAATTGTTAAGTACGGCTGGTTATGAACCACTAGGACCATTAGTTGCGCAACGCGAGTTTCCGTTACTGGTTAAGAAGCAACAGGTTGTTTCGGTAGCTAAACTAGTAAATCCTGATAATATTCCTGTTCTACAGCGTTTGAAGCAGCAGCCAATTCCCCGAATGCCCCGGATCGAAGCATTATTAACGGCGGCTGATTGCATTGTAAGTGTTGAGACCTTAATTAATGGTCAAACACTAGCGGATCGATTGGCAACACAAGGACCGTTTTCCCCCGAAATGACGGTGCGCGTCGCACAAGAATTGTTGATAACGCTACAGGCGTTGGGGCAACAACAAATTGTGCATCGGGACCTTAAACTAAGTAACGTGATGTGTTATCGGGATCACTACTATTTGATTGACGTCAACGCAGCACGACAATATCATGCTGAGCAAGACAGTGATACTCGTTTATTAGGCACGATCGGTTTTGCCGCACCTGAAAACTATGGCTTCGCCCAAACGGATCAACGGAGCGATCTATATTCGTTAGGGGTCGTTCTAAACTGTTTGTTGACTGGTCAAGAGCCGAGCGGGCCGTTAGATACAACGACACTGACACAGGATTCAACATGGGCCCCGATTATTATGAAGGCCACGGCCCTAGACCCACAGCAACGATATCAAAGTGCGACTGCAATGTTAGCAGCGTTACCTGGTCATGAGCATTATCGGCCGCACCGTCAATCAATGATTAAGCGAATACAGGCCCGGCAATGGTGGCCGAAAGTCAAACGACCTTTACAAATCAGTTTGTGGGGCCTCTACATCTTGCTCGTAGTTGCGACCATTGGTGCTGGCTTTGATAACACGACTTGGCCCGCCCGCGTCGATTTTTGGACCGAGGGTTTTATGATTATCGGGGCGCCACTGATTGCGCACTATGCCAATCAGTGGCTAAAACACCATTGGTCGGTATTACGCTGGCACCGATATCGGTGGTGGTTACGAGTAGCAGAAGCCATCTTCATATTTTTGATGTTAGGCCGTAACGGCTAG